The Paramisgurnus dabryanus chromosome 1, PD_genome_1.1, whole genome shotgun sequence genome includes a window with the following:
- the ano2b gene encoding anoctamin-2b isoform X2, whose protein sequence is MAVSRSPSFADALKCVVSGVSAALSESSSIYSDLVDVSEVIDSIGCTFDESFDLIEDPLHHVNNMLHTSDNKIHVASNLMDMDQDPRKRLYFSDGRRKVDYVLVYHYRKRSLVRGSPSQHRLSIISNGSYPLGVEEKDPEGGKEEPAEVVLNIGPPDPADGEKIIIREEFEGNLKEAGLEIEHDKESKFHGHAFVRLHAPWNVLSREAEFLKIKVPTKKSYELREDKGLVATMNEVWRKINRPFQPNVPHQEQENSRTKFLSHCFSRDKLHLYNIKSKDTFFENSTRSRIVYEILRRTACTRTCQTMGITTLIANGVYDSAFPLHDGDFRPTGQVEGKNDRQLLHDEWARYGAFYKYQPVDLIRKYFGEKIGLYFAWLGLYTQLLMPASVVGIIVFFYGWATVDTNIPSQEMCDDGQNFTMCPLCDRACDYWHLSTACGTARASHLFDNPATVFFAIFMSLWAAMFLEHWKRRQISLNYSWDLTGMEEEEEHPRPKYETILLQKRQRKKKNKITKNEPGHEKLTWRDRLPGYLINISSILFMFGVTCAAVFSVVIYRVTISALMAMNPDPEVKSNVRVTVTATAVVINLVVILILDEIYGMVAAWLTELEIPKTETNFEERLILKAFLLKFMNAYAPIFYVAFFKGRFAGRPGDYVYIFNDYRMEECAPGGCLIELCIQLSIIMLGKQLIQNNIFEIGIPKLKKLCRTLKDKERDPEEIVEQPGRRQQWHLDYDLEPFNGLTPEYMEMIIQFGFVSLFVASFPLAPLFALLNNIIEIRLDAKKFVTELRRPDAVRAKDIGIWYNILSGLGKFSVIINAFVIAFTSDFIPRLVYQYIYSETGTMHGFINHTLSYFNVSNFKAGTTPAISSLNTDIIVCRYKDYREPPWSTEPYQFSKQYWCVLAARLGFVILFQNLVIAMSMLVAWVIPDVPKNISEQLKKEKTLLVDVFLNEEKEKLQLIQSLFSKDLTQEHQEELQVPDQTALPLQQAQPGAALPTPAPTSTAPRTRPRAASFSQFTRQMSMSPRSDITQHTAV, encoded by the exons ATGGCCGTGAGTAGATCCCCTTCGTTTGCTG ATGCGCTGAAGTGTGTTGTGAGTGGAGTCAGCGCTGCGTTAAGTGAATCTTCCTCTATATACAGTGATTTAGTGGATGTTTCTGAAGTTATTGACTCCATTGGCTGCACCTTTGATGAATCTTTTGATCTTATTGAAGACCCTTTACATCAT GTTAACAACATGTTGCACACAAGTGATAACAAGATACAT GTGGCCAGTAACCTTATGGATATGGACCAGGACCCTCGTAAACGACTCTACTTCTCTGATGGGCGAAGAAAAGTGGACTATGTGCTCGTCTATCACTACCGAAAGAGGTCCCTTGTCAGGGGGTCCCCTAGTCAACATAGACTGTCTATCATTTCTAATGGAAGTTATCCTTTGGGAGTGGAAGAGAAAGACCCAGAGGGAGGGAAGGAGGAACCCGCAGAGGTGGTGTTGAACATCGGACCCCCAGACCCAGCTGATGGGGAGAAAATCATAATCCGAGAGGAGTTTGAGGGCAATTTAAAGGAAGCTGGGCTGGAAATTGAGCATGATAAAGAG AGCAAGTTCCACGGCCATGCTTTCGTTCGCCTACATGCACCTTGGAACGTGCTGAGCAGAGAGGCAGAGTTTCTCAAGATCAAGGTGCCCACAAAGAAG AGTTACGAGTTGAGGGAAGATAAAGGTCTAGTTGCCACCATGAACGAAGTGTGGCGCAAGATAAATCGACCGTTCCAGCCCAACGTTCCCCATCAGGAGCAAGAGAACAGCCGCACCAAGTTCCTTTCTCACTGTTTCTCCCGGGACAAGCTCCATCT GTACAACATCAAGTCAAAAGACACTTTCTTTGAAAATTCCACAAGGAGCCGAATA GTGTACGAAATCCTCAGACGTACTGCCTGCACACGGACCTGCCAAACCATGG GTATCACCACGCTAATAGCTAATGGCGTTTACGATTCAGCCTTCCCACTGCATGAT GGGGACTTTCGGCCCACTGGTCAGGTTGAAGGAAAGAATGACAGACAG TTGTTACATGATGAATGGGCAAGATACGGCGCTTTTTACAAGTATCAGCCTGTTGATCTCATCAG GAAGTACTTTGGCGAGAAGATAGGTCTCTACTTTGCTTGGCTTGGCCTCTATACTCAGTTGCTTATGCCTGCATCTGTGGTGGGCATCATTGTGTTCTTCTATGGCTGGGCCACTGTGGATACAAATATACCCAG CCAGGAGATGTGTGATGACGGCCAGAACTTTACCATGTGTCCCCTCTGCGATCGTGCATGTGACTACTGGCATCTGAGCACAGCGTGTGGCACAGCGCGTGCCAGCCATCTCTTTGACAACCCGGCCACGGTGTTCTTTGCAATCTTCATGTCCCTTTGGG cCGCCATGTTTCTTGAGCACTGGAAGCGCAGACAGATCAGTTTGAACTATAGCTGGGATCTGACAGGCATGGAGGAAGAAGAG GAACATCCCAGACCCAAATATGAGACGATTCTCCTTCAGAAGagacaaagaaaaaagaaaaataagatCACCAAAAATGAG ccTGGACACGAGAAGCTAACATGGAGGGATCGACTGCCTGGCTATTTAATCAACATTTCCTCCATTCTCTTCATG TTTGGCGTGACCTGCGCGGCTGTGTTCAGTGTGGTAATTTATCGCGTCACAATCTCTGCACTCATGGCGATGAACCCAGACCCAGAAGTCAAGTCCAACGTGCGAGTGACTGTAACGGCCACCGCAGTCGTCATCAACCTGGTGGTTATTCTCATCTTGGATGAGATCTACGGAATGGTGGCCGCCTGGCTTACAGAATTGG AGATCCCCAAAACAGAGACCAACTTTGAGGAACGTCTGATTCTGAAGGCTTTTCTTCTTAAGTTCATGAACGCTTATGCACCTATCTTCTACGTGGCCTTCTTCAAAGGGAG GTTTGCAGGCCGACCCGGTGACTATGTTTATATCTTCAATGACTACCGTATGGAGGAG tgtgctCCTGGAGGCTGTCTTATTGAACTCTGCATCCAGCTAAGCATCATCATGCTGGGGAAGCAGCTTATTCAGAATAACATCTTTGAAATCGGTATTCC AAAGCTGAAGAAGCTATGCCGCACTTTGAAGGACAAGGAACGTGACCCTGAGGAGATTGTGGAGCAGCCGGGGCGCCGCCAACAATGGCACCTGGACTACGACCTGGAGCCTTTTAATGGCCTCACACCTGAATACATGGAGATGA TCATTCAGTTTGGTTTTGTGTCGCTCTTCGTGGCCTCATTTCCACTGGCTCCACTTTTCGCCCTCTTAAACAACATCATCGAGATCCGCCTCGACGCCAAGAAGTTTGTCACAGAACTTCGCAGACCAGATGCCGTGAGGGCCAAAGATATTG GAATCTGGTACAACATCCTGAGTGGTTTGGGAAAGTTCTCAGTTATCATCAAC GCCTTTGTCATCGCCTTCACATCAGATTTTATCCCCCGACTGGTCTACCAATACATTTACAGTGAGACGGGAACCATGCATGGCTTTATCAATCACACCCTCTCTTATTTTAATGTCAGCAACTTCAAAGCAGGAACCACACCTGCCATTTCCAGTCTTAACACAGACATCATAGTCTGCAG GTACAAGGATTACAGAGAACCACCCTGGTCAACTGAACCGTATCAGTTTTCCAAACAGTACTGGTGTGTTCTAGCAGCTCGGCTGGGCTTCGTCATTTTGTTCCAG AACCTTGTGATAGCCATGAGCATGCTTGTGGCCTGGGTCATCCCGGATGTGCCCAAGAACATCAGCGAACAGCTGAAGAAGGAGAAGACTCTTTTGGTGGATGTCTTCCTGAATGAGGAAAAGGAGAAACTTCAGCTTATCCAGAGCCTGTTCTCCAAAGACCTGACCCAGGAACATCAGGAGGAGCTACAGGTCCCGGATCAGACAGCTCTGCCCCTCCAACAAGCCCAGCCTGGAGCGGCCCTGCCCACCCCTGCTCCAACCTCGACCGCTCCCCGAACCCGACCCAGAGCGGCGAGCTTCAGTCAGTTTACTCGCCAGATGTCCATGTCTCCCCGCAGTGACATCACCCAGCACACGGCTGTGTAA
- the ano2b gene encoding anoctamin-2b isoform X1, which yields MAVSRSPSFADALKCVVSGVSAALSESSSIYSDLVDVSEVIDSIGCTFDESFDLIEDPLHHVNNMLHTSDNKIHVASNLMDMDQDPRKRLYFSDGRRKVDYVLVYHYRKRSLVRGSPSQHRLSIISNGSYPLGVEEKDPEGGKEEPAEVVLNIGPPDPADGEKIIIREEFEGNLKEAGLEIEHDKESKFHGHAFVRLHAPWNVLSREAEFLKIKVPTKKSYELREDKGLVATMNEVWRKINRPFQPNVPHQEQENSRTKFLSHCFSRDKLHLYNIKSKDTFFENSTRSRIVYEILRRTACTRTCQTMGITTLIANGVYDSAFPLHDGDFRPTGQVEGKNDRQLLHDEWARYGAFYKYQPVDLIRKYFGEKIGLYFAWLGLYTQLLMPASVVGIIVFFYGWATVDTNIPSQEMCDDGQNFTMCPLCDRACDYWHLSTACGTARASHLFDNPATVFFAIFMSLWAAMFLEHWKRRQISLNYSWDLTGMEEEEEHPRPKYETILLQKRQRKKKNKITKNEPERGVEESGELGKDKWRQRLLSAMAAGNPPGHEKLTWRDRLPGYLINISSILFMFGVTCAAVFSVVIYRVTISALMAMNPDPEVKSNVRVTVTATAVVINLVVILILDEIYGMVAAWLTELEIPKTETNFEERLILKAFLLKFMNAYAPIFYVAFFKGRFAGRPGDYVYIFNDYRMEECAPGGCLIELCIQLSIIMLGKQLIQNNIFEIGIPKLKKLCRTLKDKERDPEEIVEQPGRRQQWHLDYDLEPFNGLTPEYMEMIIQFGFVSLFVASFPLAPLFALLNNIIEIRLDAKKFVTELRRPDAVRAKDIGIWYNILSGLGKFSVIINAFVIAFTSDFIPRLVYQYIYSETGTMHGFINHTLSYFNVSNFKAGTTPAISSLNTDIIVCRYKDYREPPWSTEPYQFSKQYWCVLAARLGFVILFQNLVIAMSMLVAWVIPDVPKNISEQLKKEKTLLVDVFLNEEKEKLQLIQSLFSKDLTQEHQEELQVPDQTALPLQQAQPGAALPTPAPTSTAPRTRPRAASFSQFTRQMSMSPRSDITQHTAV from the exons ATGGCCGTGAGTAGATCCCCTTCGTTTGCTG ATGCGCTGAAGTGTGTTGTGAGTGGAGTCAGCGCTGCGTTAAGTGAATCTTCCTCTATATACAGTGATTTAGTGGATGTTTCTGAAGTTATTGACTCCATTGGCTGCACCTTTGATGAATCTTTTGATCTTATTGAAGACCCTTTACATCAT GTTAACAACATGTTGCACACAAGTGATAACAAGATACAT GTGGCCAGTAACCTTATGGATATGGACCAGGACCCTCGTAAACGACTCTACTTCTCTGATGGGCGAAGAAAAGTGGACTATGTGCTCGTCTATCACTACCGAAAGAGGTCCCTTGTCAGGGGGTCCCCTAGTCAACATAGACTGTCTATCATTTCTAATGGAAGTTATCCTTTGGGAGTGGAAGAGAAAGACCCAGAGGGAGGGAAGGAGGAACCCGCAGAGGTGGTGTTGAACATCGGACCCCCAGACCCAGCTGATGGGGAGAAAATCATAATCCGAGAGGAGTTTGAGGGCAATTTAAAGGAAGCTGGGCTGGAAATTGAGCATGATAAAGAG AGCAAGTTCCACGGCCATGCTTTCGTTCGCCTACATGCACCTTGGAACGTGCTGAGCAGAGAGGCAGAGTTTCTCAAGATCAAGGTGCCCACAAAGAAG AGTTACGAGTTGAGGGAAGATAAAGGTCTAGTTGCCACCATGAACGAAGTGTGGCGCAAGATAAATCGACCGTTCCAGCCCAACGTTCCCCATCAGGAGCAAGAGAACAGCCGCACCAAGTTCCTTTCTCACTGTTTCTCCCGGGACAAGCTCCATCT GTACAACATCAAGTCAAAAGACACTTTCTTTGAAAATTCCACAAGGAGCCGAATA GTGTACGAAATCCTCAGACGTACTGCCTGCACACGGACCTGCCAAACCATGG GTATCACCACGCTAATAGCTAATGGCGTTTACGATTCAGCCTTCCCACTGCATGAT GGGGACTTTCGGCCCACTGGTCAGGTTGAAGGAAAGAATGACAGACAG TTGTTACATGATGAATGGGCAAGATACGGCGCTTTTTACAAGTATCAGCCTGTTGATCTCATCAG GAAGTACTTTGGCGAGAAGATAGGTCTCTACTTTGCTTGGCTTGGCCTCTATACTCAGTTGCTTATGCCTGCATCTGTGGTGGGCATCATTGTGTTCTTCTATGGCTGGGCCACTGTGGATACAAATATACCCAG CCAGGAGATGTGTGATGACGGCCAGAACTTTACCATGTGTCCCCTCTGCGATCGTGCATGTGACTACTGGCATCTGAGCACAGCGTGTGGCACAGCGCGTGCCAGCCATCTCTTTGACAACCCGGCCACGGTGTTCTTTGCAATCTTCATGTCCCTTTGGG cCGCCATGTTTCTTGAGCACTGGAAGCGCAGACAGATCAGTTTGAACTATAGCTGGGATCTGACAGGCATGGAGGAAGAAGAG GAACATCCCAGACCCAAATATGAGACGATTCTCCTTCAGAAGagacaaagaaaaaagaaaaataagatCACCAAAAATGAG CCTGAGAGAGGTGTGGAGGAGAGCGGGGAACTGGGCAAGGACAAATGGAGACAAAGGTTACTGTCAGCTATGGCAGCTGGGAATCCG ccTGGACACGAGAAGCTAACATGGAGGGATCGACTGCCTGGCTATTTAATCAACATTTCCTCCATTCTCTTCATG TTTGGCGTGACCTGCGCGGCTGTGTTCAGTGTGGTAATTTATCGCGTCACAATCTCTGCACTCATGGCGATGAACCCAGACCCAGAAGTCAAGTCCAACGTGCGAGTGACTGTAACGGCCACCGCAGTCGTCATCAACCTGGTGGTTATTCTCATCTTGGATGAGATCTACGGAATGGTGGCCGCCTGGCTTACAGAATTGG AGATCCCCAAAACAGAGACCAACTTTGAGGAACGTCTGATTCTGAAGGCTTTTCTTCTTAAGTTCATGAACGCTTATGCACCTATCTTCTACGTGGCCTTCTTCAAAGGGAG GTTTGCAGGCCGACCCGGTGACTATGTTTATATCTTCAATGACTACCGTATGGAGGAG tgtgctCCTGGAGGCTGTCTTATTGAACTCTGCATCCAGCTAAGCATCATCATGCTGGGGAAGCAGCTTATTCAGAATAACATCTTTGAAATCGGTATTCC AAAGCTGAAGAAGCTATGCCGCACTTTGAAGGACAAGGAACGTGACCCTGAGGAGATTGTGGAGCAGCCGGGGCGCCGCCAACAATGGCACCTGGACTACGACCTGGAGCCTTTTAATGGCCTCACACCTGAATACATGGAGATGA TCATTCAGTTTGGTTTTGTGTCGCTCTTCGTGGCCTCATTTCCACTGGCTCCACTTTTCGCCCTCTTAAACAACATCATCGAGATCCGCCTCGACGCCAAGAAGTTTGTCACAGAACTTCGCAGACCAGATGCCGTGAGGGCCAAAGATATTG GAATCTGGTACAACATCCTGAGTGGTTTGGGAAAGTTCTCAGTTATCATCAAC GCCTTTGTCATCGCCTTCACATCAGATTTTATCCCCCGACTGGTCTACCAATACATTTACAGTGAGACGGGAACCATGCATGGCTTTATCAATCACACCCTCTCTTATTTTAATGTCAGCAACTTCAAAGCAGGAACCACACCTGCCATTTCCAGTCTTAACACAGACATCATAGTCTGCAG GTACAAGGATTACAGAGAACCACCCTGGTCAACTGAACCGTATCAGTTTTCCAAACAGTACTGGTGTGTTCTAGCAGCTCGGCTGGGCTTCGTCATTTTGTTCCAG AACCTTGTGATAGCCATGAGCATGCTTGTGGCCTGGGTCATCCCGGATGTGCCCAAGAACATCAGCGAACAGCTGAAGAAGGAGAAGACTCTTTTGGTGGATGTCTTCCTGAATGAGGAAAAGGAGAAACTTCAGCTTATCCAGAGCCTGTTCTCCAAAGACCTGACCCAGGAACATCAGGAGGAGCTACAGGTCCCGGATCAGACAGCTCTGCCCCTCCAACAAGCCCAGCCTGGAGCGGCCCTGCCCACCCCTGCTCCAACCTCGACCGCTCCCCGAACCCGACCCAGAGCGGCGAGCTTCAGTCAGTTTACTCGCCAGATGTCCATGTCTCCCCGCAGTGACATCACCCAGCACACGGCTGTGTAA
- the ano2b gene encoding anoctamin-2b isoform X3: MDNIAILQRQEQPKYQQDQKEDMSKFHGHAFVRLHAPWNVLSREAEFLKIKVPTKKSYELREDKGLVATMNEVWRKINRPFQPNVPHQEQENSRTKFLSHCFSRDKLHLYNIKSKDTFFENSTRSRIVYEILRRTACTRTCQTMGITTLIANGVYDSAFPLHDGDFRPTGQVEGKNDRQLLHDEWARYGAFYKYQPVDLIRKYFGEKIGLYFAWLGLYTQLLMPASVVGIIVFFYGWATVDTNIPSQEMCDDGQNFTMCPLCDRACDYWHLSTACGTARASHLFDNPATVFFAIFMSLWAAMFLEHWKRRQISLNYSWDLTGMEEEEEHPRPKYETILLQKRQRKKKNKITKNEPERGVEESGELGKDKWRQRLLSAMAAGNPPGHEKLTWRDRLPGYLINISSILFMFGVTCAAVFSVVIYRVTISALMAMNPDPEVKSNVRVTVTATAVVINLVVILILDEIYGMVAAWLTELEIPKTETNFEERLILKAFLLKFMNAYAPIFYVAFFKGRFAGRPGDYVYIFNDYRMEECAPGGCLIELCIQLSIIMLGKQLIQNNIFEIGIPKLKKLCRTLKDKERDPEEIVEQPGRRQQWHLDYDLEPFNGLTPEYMEMIIQFGFVSLFVASFPLAPLFALLNNIIEIRLDAKKFVTELRRPDAVRAKDIGIWYNILSGLGKFSVIINAFVIAFTSDFIPRLVYQYIYSETGTMHGFINHTLSYFNVSNFKAGTTPAISSLNTDIIVCRYKDYREPPWSTEPYQFSKQYWCVLAARLGFVILFQNLVIAMSMLVAWVIPDVPKNISEQLKKEKTLLVDVFLNEEKEKLQLIQSLFSKDLTQEHQEELQVPDQTALPLQQAQPGAALPTPAPTSTAPRTRPRAASFSQFTRQMSMSPRSDITQHTAV, translated from the exons ATGGATAACATTGCTATTCTACAGAGGCAGGAACAGCCAAAGTATCAACAAGACCAGAAAGAAGACATG AGCAAGTTCCACGGCCATGCTTTCGTTCGCCTACATGCACCTTGGAACGTGCTGAGCAGAGAGGCAGAGTTTCTCAAGATCAAGGTGCCCACAAAGAAG AGTTACGAGTTGAGGGAAGATAAAGGTCTAGTTGCCACCATGAACGAAGTGTGGCGCAAGATAAATCGACCGTTCCAGCCCAACGTTCCCCATCAGGAGCAAGAGAACAGCCGCACCAAGTTCCTTTCTCACTGTTTCTCCCGGGACAAGCTCCATCT GTACAACATCAAGTCAAAAGACACTTTCTTTGAAAATTCCACAAGGAGCCGAATA GTGTACGAAATCCTCAGACGTACTGCCTGCACACGGACCTGCCAAACCATGG GTATCACCACGCTAATAGCTAATGGCGTTTACGATTCAGCCTTCCCACTGCATGAT GGGGACTTTCGGCCCACTGGTCAGGTTGAAGGAAAGAATGACAGACAG TTGTTACATGATGAATGGGCAAGATACGGCGCTTTTTACAAGTATCAGCCTGTTGATCTCATCAG GAAGTACTTTGGCGAGAAGATAGGTCTCTACTTTGCTTGGCTTGGCCTCTATACTCAGTTGCTTATGCCTGCATCTGTGGTGGGCATCATTGTGTTCTTCTATGGCTGGGCCACTGTGGATACAAATATACCCAG CCAGGAGATGTGTGATGACGGCCAGAACTTTACCATGTGTCCCCTCTGCGATCGTGCATGTGACTACTGGCATCTGAGCACAGCGTGTGGCACAGCGCGTGCCAGCCATCTCTTTGACAACCCGGCCACGGTGTTCTTTGCAATCTTCATGTCCCTTTGGG cCGCCATGTTTCTTGAGCACTGGAAGCGCAGACAGATCAGTTTGAACTATAGCTGGGATCTGACAGGCATGGAGGAAGAAGAG GAACATCCCAGACCCAAATATGAGACGATTCTCCTTCAGAAGagacaaagaaaaaagaaaaataagatCACCAAAAATGAG CCTGAGAGAGGTGTGGAGGAGAGCGGGGAACTGGGCAAGGACAAATGGAGACAAAGGTTACTGTCAGCTATGGCAGCTGGGAATCCG ccTGGACACGAGAAGCTAACATGGAGGGATCGACTGCCTGGCTATTTAATCAACATTTCCTCCATTCTCTTCATG TTTGGCGTGACCTGCGCGGCTGTGTTCAGTGTGGTAATTTATCGCGTCACAATCTCTGCACTCATGGCGATGAACCCAGACCCAGAAGTCAAGTCCAACGTGCGAGTGACTGTAACGGCCACCGCAGTCGTCATCAACCTGGTGGTTATTCTCATCTTGGATGAGATCTACGGAATGGTGGCCGCCTGGCTTACAGAATTGG AGATCCCCAAAACAGAGACCAACTTTGAGGAACGTCTGATTCTGAAGGCTTTTCTTCTTAAGTTCATGAACGCTTATGCACCTATCTTCTACGTGGCCTTCTTCAAAGGGAG GTTTGCAGGCCGACCCGGTGACTATGTTTATATCTTCAATGACTACCGTATGGAGGAG tgtgctCCTGGAGGCTGTCTTATTGAACTCTGCATCCAGCTAAGCATCATCATGCTGGGGAAGCAGCTTATTCAGAATAACATCTTTGAAATCGGTATTCC AAAGCTGAAGAAGCTATGCCGCACTTTGAAGGACAAGGAACGTGACCCTGAGGAGATTGTGGAGCAGCCGGGGCGCCGCCAACAATGGCACCTGGACTACGACCTGGAGCCTTTTAATGGCCTCACACCTGAATACATGGAGATGA TCATTCAGTTTGGTTTTGTGTCGCTCTTCGTGGCCTCATTTCCACTGGCTCCACTTTTCGCCCTCTTAAACAACATCATCGAGATCCGCCTCGACGCCAAGAAGTTTGTCACAGAACTTCGCAGACCAGATGCCGTGAGGGCCAAAGATATTG GAATCTGGTACAACATCCTGAGTGGTTTGGGAAAGTTCTCAGTTATCATCAAC GCCTTTGTCATCGCCTTCACATCAGATTTTATCCCCCGACTGGTCTACCAATACATTTACAGTGAGACGGGAACCATGCATGGCTTTATCAATCACACCCTCTCTTATTTTAATGTCAGCAACTTCAAAGCAGGAACCACACCTGCCATTTCCAGTCTTAACACAGACATCATAGTCTGCAG GTACAAGGATTACAGAGAACCACCCTGGTCAACTGAACCGTATCAGTTTTCCAAACAGTACTGGTGTGTTCTAGCAGCTCGGCTGGGCTTCGTCATTTTGTTCCAG AACCTTGTGATAGCCATGAGCATGCTTGTGGCCTGGGTCATCCCGGATGTGCCCAAGAACATCAGCGAACAGCTGAAGAAGGAGAAGACTCTTTTGGTGGATGTCTTCCTGAATGAGGAAAAGGAGAAACTTCAGCTTATCCAGAGCCTGTTCTCCAAAGACCTGACCCAGGAACATCAGGAGGAGCTACAGGTCCCGGATCAGACAGCTCTGCCCCTCCAACAAGCCCAGCCTGGAGCGGCCCTGCCCACCCCTGCTCCAACCTCGACCGCTCCCCGAACCCGACCCAGAGCGGCGAGCTTCAGTCAGTTTACTCGCCAGATGTCCATGTCTCCCCGCAGTGACATCACCCAGCACACGGCTGTGTAA